In Caballeronia sp. Lep1P3, one DNA window encodes the following:
- the bcsB gene encoding cellulose biosynthesis cyclic di-GMP-binding regulatory protein BcsB, translating into MSTCRRLARCGHPVVAWAHAAMLQYGARGVQPEADLSMKAVVSFCLSLTLAASALYASVLSAAPAPATPVIAPAPASAPVADAQSVHVPFAALGAYQPIHLRGLEDARSVVLGVRLDRVVTGARLRLRYTYSPALVFALSHVKLSINNEVVATVPFDKEHAGSVVTQDIPLDPRLFTDYNDFGLRFIGHYTVEQCEDPANTALWADISPTSEFVLDTAPIKLPNDLALLPAPFFDARDVGRLTMPFVLPASADSATLRSAGVLASWFGALADYRYARFPVSSSFPANVHAVVVATSAQLPAGLKLPPIDGPTILVTDNPASTDRKLLVVTGRTAAELDDAAYALVLGRAAMSGSAVKVAHIDIGKPREPYDAPRWMPTDRPVAFKELVDQTSQLQVAGGAPEPIRLNLRVPPDLFSWNSAGVPLNLKYRYTAPTVQNNSALAIDINDQLVKSFRLPPAKTDDTQGRFQLPILSGTSGASNALDIPAFRVGSSNQLQLRFNLESQKAGLCAGVASNPARAAVDPDSTIDFSGFVHYAQLPNLAYFANSGFPFTRYADLSQTAVVIPEHPSDNEIEAMLTMFGHMGQWTGFPSLRATVARPADVPKLAQKDLLVIGGAPSSPVFARWRGVLPLSIAGDGAQSPKDGVARAAFSVGERWRDGKRVTHGGASLDESGPLAALMGFQSPGTKGRSVVALAATADGHLTDLLDVLERSDRVSQVQGDVSLVRSGGVESMRVGDTYLVGYVPWYAKLWSRAVEHPVLLGLLGALAGLLIAIGAFAALQELAARRRGV; encoded by the coding sequence TTGTCGACTTGCCGCCGCCTTGCGCGTTGCGGCCATCCGGTTGTCGCATGGGCTCACGCCGCGATGCTCCAGTACGGGGCGCGCGGTGTTCAACCCGAAGCAGACTTGTCGATGAAAGCCGTCGTTTCCTTTTGCCTGTCGCTGACGTTGGCCGCCAGCGCCCTGTACGCCTCCGTTCTGTCCGCCGCGCCCGCGCCGGCCACGCCCGTCATCGCGCCCGCGCCGGCGTCTGCCCCTGTCGCCGATGCGCAGTCTGTCCATGTTCCGTTCGCCGCTCTCGGCGCTTACCAGCCGATCCACCTGCGCGGCCTGGAAGACGCGCGCTCCGTCGTGCTCGGCGTGCGGCTCGACCGCGTCGTGACCGGCGCGCGGCTACGTCTGCGCTACACGTATTCGCCCGCGCTCGTCTTCGCGCTCTCGCATGTGAAGCTGTCGATCAACAACGAAGTCGTCGCGACCGTGCCGTTCGACAAGGAACACGCAGGCAGCGTCGTCACGCAGGACATTCCGCTCGATCCGCGTCTGTTCACCGATTACAACGACTTCGGGCTGCGCTTCATCGGCCATTACACGGTGGAGCAGTGCGAAGACCCGGCCAACACCGCGCTCTGGGCCGATATCAGCCCGACGAGCGAATTCGTGCTCGACACCGCGCCGATCAAGCTGCCGAACGATCTCGCGCTCTTGCCCGCGCCGTTTTTCGATGCCCGCGACGTGGGCCGCCTGACGATGCCGTTCGTGCTGCCCGCATCGGCGGACAGCGCGACGCTCAGGAGCGCCGGCGTGCTCGCTTCGTGGTTCGGCGCGCTAGCGGATTACCGTTACGCCCGTTTTCCCGTTTCTAGCAGCTTTCCCGCAAACGTTCACGCGGTCGTCGTCGCGACGAGCGCGCAGCTTCCGGCGGGACTGAAACTGCCGCCCATCGACGGCCCGACGATCCTCGTCACCGACAATCCCGCGTCGACGGACCGCAAGCTGCTCGTCGTGACGGGCCGCACCGCCGCCGAACTCGACGACGCCGCCTACGCGCTCGTCCTCGGCCGCGCGGCCATGTCGGGCAGCGCCGTGAAGGTCGCGCACATCGATATCGGCAAGCCGCGCGAGCCTTACGACGCCCCGCGCTGGATGCCGACGGATCGCCCGGTCGCGTTCAAGGAACTGGTCGATCAGACTTCGCAGCTGCAAGTCGCGGGCGGCGCGCCGGAGCCGATCCGCCTGAACCTGCGCGTGCCGCCGGATCTCTTCTCGTGGAACAGCGCGGGCGTGCCGCTGAACCTCAAATACCGCTATACCGCGCCGACGGTGCAGAACAATTCGGCGCTCGCCATCGACATCAACGACCAGCTCGTGAAGTCGTTCCGCCTGCCGCCCGCCAAAACCGACGACACGCAGGGCCGCTTCCAGTTGCCGATTCTCTCGGGGACGAGCGGCGCGTCGAACGCGCTCGACATTCCGGCGTTCCGCGTCGGCAGCTCGAACCAGCTGCAGTTGCGCTTCAACCTCGAATCGCAGAAGGCGGGACTGTGCGCGGGCGTCGCGAGCAATCCGGCGCGCGCCGCCGTCGATCCGGATTCGACCATCGACTTTTCCGGCTTCGTGCACTACGCGCAGTTGCCGAACCTCGCGTACTTCGCCAATAGCGGCTTTCCGTTCACGCGCTACGCCGACCTTTCGCAGACGGCCGTCGTGATCCCAGAGCATCCGTCGGACAACGAAATCGAGGCCATGCTCACGATGTTCGGGCACATGGGCCAGTGGACCGGCTTTCCGAGCCTGCGCGCGACCGTCGCGCGGCCTGCCGACGTGCCGAAGCTCGCGCAGAAGGATCTGCTCGTGATCGGCGGCGCGCCGTCCTCGCCGGTGTTCGCGCGCTGGCGCGGCGTGCTGCCGCTGTCGATTGCCGGCGACGGCGCGCAATCGCCGAAAGACGGCGTCGCGCGCGCGGCGTTTTCGGTCGGCGAGCGCTGGCGCGACGGCAAGCGCGTGACGCACGGCGGCGCATCGCTCGATGAAAGCGGGCCGCTCGCCGCGCTGATGGGCTTCCAGTCGCCCGGAACGAAGGGGCGCAGCGTCGTCGCGCTCGCGGCGACCGCCGATGGGCATCTGACCGACCTGCTCGACGTGCTGGAGCGTTCGGACCGCGTGTCGCAAGTGCAGGGCGACGTGTCGCTCGTGCGCAGCGGCGGCGTCGAGAGCATGCGCGTGGGCGACACGTATCTCGTCGGCTACGTGCCGTGGTACGCGAAGCTCTGGAGCCGTGCGGTCGAGCATCCGGTGCTGCTCGGTCTGCTCGGCGCGCTCGCCGGGCTGCTGATCGCGATCGGCGCTTTCGCCGCGTTGCAGGAACTGGCCGCGCGCCGCCGGGGTGTCTGA
- a CDS encoding diacylglycerol kinase: MVRRTSSPHSSPSSWTQPAGGKRGGLLRGVFALRHSWNGIVATWREESAFRQEACVAAVLLPLAFFVPASAAERVLLAASVLLVLLVELINSSIEAAIDRISLERHELSGRAKDCGSAAVTVSIAISAMTWAVICGPLAWHWLRAWL; encoded by the coding sequence ATGGTAAGACGTACCTCTTCTCCGCATTCGTCTCCGTCGTCGTGGACTCAGCCGGCCGGCGGGAAGCGCGGCGGCCTTCTGCGCGGCGTGTTCGCGCTGCGCCATTCGTGGAACGGCATCGTCGCGACATGGCGTGAGGAAAGCGCGTTTCGTCAGGAAGCGTGCGTCGCGGCCGTGTTGCTGCCGCTCGCCTTCTTCGTGCCGGCGAGCGCCGCCGAGCGCGTGTTGCTCGCGGCGTCGGTGCTGCTCGTGCTGCTCGTCGAGCTGATCAATTCGAGCATCGAGGCCGCGATCGACCGCATCTCGCTCGAACGCCACGAACTGTCGGGCCGCGCGAAGGACTGCGGCAGCGCGGCGGTGACGGTGTCCATCGCGATCAGCGCGATGACGTGGGCCGTCATTTGCGGACCGCTTGCGTGGCACTGGCTTCGCGCGTGGCTTTGA
- a CDS encoding rubredoxin has product MYKKGTALELQFSSARLNSGAGDPYWIDLTAQEAQRLHEALSAFIAKGIDKHAGPLVVSLDETASADIVEETAARIRNTPEFAQWVCVICGWIYDEAAGDPEHGIAPGTRWADVPDDWRCPLCDVGKEDFALVEF; this is encoded by the coding sequence ATGTACAAGAAGGGCACTGCACTGGAGTTGCAGTTTTCATCCGCGCGGCTGAACAGCGGCGCGGGCGATCCTTATTGGATCGATCTCACCGCACAGGAAGCGCAACGGTTGCATGAGGCGCTGTCGGCGTTCATCGCCAAGGGCATCGACAAGCATGCGGGTCCGCTCGTCGTCTCGCTCGATGAGACGGCTTCGGCTGACATCGTCGAGGAAACTGCCGCGCGCATTCGGAACACGCCCGAATTCGCGCAATGGGTCTGTGTGATCTGCGGCTGGATCTACGACGAAGCCGCGGGCGATCCCGAACATGGCATCGCGCCCGGCACGCGCTGGGCCGATGTGCCCGACGACTGGCGCTGCCCGCTATGCGATGTCGGCAAGGAAGACTTCGCGCTCGTCGAATTCTGA
- a CDS encoding DUF2244 domain-containing protein gives MPAITAERQWRLARSASCSPARFAVACAGLSAIPVGFATAMHAMNGALVFYLLAFLHASLIWFCFLCYARHALDGDIVTLLDDVLVVESVRGPQRRTHRFNIRWAVLLVTQRGARVQLAIRCAGETLELGRYATQSRRLAFLSEFQRITRCEMTAPAAR, from the coding sequence ATGCCCGCCATCACCGCTGAAAGACAGTGGCGCCTTGCCCGAAGCGCGTCGTGCAGTCCGGCGCGCTTCGCCGTGGCGTGCGCCGGTCTTTCGGCGATACCCGTCGGCTTCGCGACCGCGATGCACGCGATGAACGGCGCGCTCGTCTTCTACTTATTGGCATTCCTACACGCATCGTTGATCTGGTTCTGCTTTCTTTGCTATGCACGCCACGCGCTCGACGGCGATATCGTCACGCTGCTGGACGATGTGCTCGTCGTCGAATCCGTGCGTGGCCCGCAGAGGAGGACGCACCGGTTCAACATCCGCTGGGCGGTGCTGCTCGTCACGCAGCGAGGCGCACGCGTGCAGCTTGCCATTCGCTGCGCCGGCGAAACGCTCGAACTCGGCCGCTACGCGACGCAAAGCCGCCGCCTCGCGTTCCTGTCGGAGTTTCAGAGAATCACGCGCTGCGAGATGACCGCGCCCGCCGCCCGCTGA
- a CDS encoding DUF2934 domain-containing protein, whose translation MSVTTARTDDDGEGAIARELLEQRVRTLAYYMWESEGRQAGRADEYYHRARQQLEAETDSAPRERSQKPRHKRKEPL comes from the coding sequence ATGTCAGTCACAACCGCCCGGACCGACGATGACGGAGAAGGCGCAATCGCGCGGGAACTTCTCGAACAGCGGGTTCGCACGCTTGCGTATTACATGTGGGAATCGGAAGGCAGGCAAGCCGGCCGCGCCGACGAGTACTACCATCGCGCGCGCCAGCAGCTCGAGGCCGAAACGGACTCCGCGCCACGCGAACGTTCGCAGAAACCGCGTCACAAGAGAAAAGAGCCGCTATAG
- a CDS encoding LysR substrate-binding domain-containing protein: protein MRIPPLKAIVAFESVARTKSVNRAAEEMGLSASAVSHQIANLETIIGQPLFQRSGRGLVLTPTGERYLADVTGLLADLSRATERASSRKEVDILRVHSSPSFGLMWLLPRLSSFQEDNGDIQLNLACSYENVSFSNGYYDIDIRHGYGNWSNLEVKTVRGEFIAPLASPKYLERHPVKTPDDLLSHRLIYSESPLMQWKQWFGRTGVSAPQKTFDFSFDRSYMSIETAALGLGIALESVMLASVKISEGALVPVFDASHAVEVGAHHLVYPSQNADLPRVERFLAWIEREAARDFQAAR, encoded by the coding sequence ATGCGTATTCCACCGCTCAAGGCCATCGTCGCCTTCGAAAGCGTCGCCCGGACCAAAAGCGTGAACCGGGCGGCAGAGGAAATGGGCCTGTCCGCGTCGGCGGTGAGCCATCAGATCGCGAATCTCGAAACGATCATCGGGCAGCCGCTCTTTCAGCGCTCGGGGCGCGGCCTCGTCCTGACGCCGACGGGCGAGCGCTATCTCGCCGACGTGACCGGCCTGCTCGCCGACCTGAGCCGCGCGACGGAACGCGCGTCGAGCCGCAAGGAAGTCGACATTCTGCGCGTGCATTCCAGCCCGAGCTTCGGCCTGATGTGGCTGCTGCCGAGGCTCTCGTCGTTTCAGGAAGACAACGGCGACATTCAGCTGAACCTTGCCTGCTCATACGAGAACGTGTCGTTTTCGAACGGCTATTACGACATCGACATTCGCCACGGCTACGGCAACTGGAGCAACCTCGAAGTAAAAACCGTGCGCGGCGAGTTCATCGCGCCGCTCGCGTCGCCGAAGTATCTGGAGCGCCATCCGGTGAAGACGCCGGACGATCTGCTGTCGCACCGGCTCATCTATTCGGAGTCGCCGCTCATGCAGTGGAAGCAGTGGTTCGGGCGAACGGGCGTCTCCGCGCCGCAGAAGACCTTCGACTTTTCGTTCGACCGCTCGTACATGTCCATCGAAACCGCCGCCCTCGGCCTCGGGATCGCGCTGGAAAGCGTGATGCTCGCATCGGTGAAGATCAGCGAAGGCGCGCTCGTGCCCGTGTTCGACGCGAGTCATGCGGTGGAAGTCGGCGCGCATCATCTCGTGTATCCGAGCCAGAACGCCGACCTGCCGCGCGTCGAACGCTTTCTCGCGTGGATCGAGCGCGAAGCGGCGCGCGACTTTCAGGCCGCGCGATAG
- a CDS encoding phospholipase domain-containing protein, whose product MHGPNGYLRRLAGKVAASHAWWSRNEARPEAAEGYDVANGNLELRLKNTGSGACTFSVTNDYEPSKTIQRRVAGGDTETLYLDLRASHGWYDVRVTVDTDSAFERRFAGRVETGRDGVSDPALSA is encoded by the coding sequence GTGCATGGCCCGAACGGATACTTGCGGCGCCTTGCGGGGAAGGTCGCGGCATCGCATGCGTGGTGGTCCCGTAACGAGGCGCGGCCCGAAGCGGCGGAAGGCTACGACGTCGCGAACGGGAATCTGGAACTGCGCCTCAAGAACACCGGCAGCGGCGCATGCACGTTCAGCGTGACGAACGACTACGAGCCGTCGAAGACTATCCAGCGGCGCGTGGCGGGCGGCGATACCGAAACGCTCTATCTGGATCTGCGCGCATCGCATGGCTGGTACGACGTGCGCGTGACGGTCGATACCGACAGCGCGTTCGAGCGGCGTTTCGCGGGCCGCGTGGAGACGGGGCGCGATGGCGTGAGCGATCCGGCGCTCTCGGCGTGA
- a CDS encoding DUF421 domain-containing protein → MPFIERLLIGDGPWAFLVEVIPRAVVMYLLLLVAMRLMGKRVAAQLSITELAVILMLGAAIGVPIQVSSQGVLPAAVVLLTVVALQRLSSRAGLRWRKFEVLEQGDVTMLVKDGRILLDALKASQISREMLASELRAANVAHLGQLRRVYLEASGSISIIWRKDASPGLTVRPDMERSLLGAIGADGYFSCWSCGVTRESRERPAQPCEACGFERWESAVRVPVERTTATDTEDAPQT, encoded by the coding sequence ATGCCATTCATCGAGCGGCTTCTGATCGGCGACGGGCCGTGGGCGTTTCTCGTCGAAGTCATTCCCCGCGCCGTGGTGATGTACCTGCTGCTGCTCGTCGCGATGCGGCTCATGGGCAAGCGCGTCGCGGCGCAGTTGAGCATCACGGAACTCGCGGTCATCCTGATGCTTGGCGCGGCCATCGGCGTGCCGATCCAGGTGTCGTCGCAAGGCGTGCTGCCGGCGGCGGTCGTGCTGCTGACGGTCGTCGCGCTGCAGCGTCTGAGTTCGCGCGCCGGCTTGCGCTGGCGCAAGTTCGAGGTGCTGGAGCAGGGCGACGTGACGATGCTCGTGAAAGACGGCCGCATCCTGCTCGACGCCCTCAAGGCGAGCCAGATCTCGCGCGAAATGCTCGCCTCCGAATTGCGCGCGGCGAACGTCGCGCATCTCGGGCAATTGCGCCGCGTCTATCTGGAGGCGTCGGGGTCCATCAGCATTATCTGGCGCAAGGACGCGTCGCCGGGTCTCACGGTGCGGCCCGACATGGAGCGCTCGCTTCTCGGTGCCATCGGCGCGGACGGCTATTTCTCGTGCTGGAGTTGCGGCGTGACGCGCGAATCGCGCGAGCGCCCGGCTCAGCCGTGCGAGGCATGCGGGTTCGAGCGCTGGGAATCGGCGGTGCGCGTGCCGGTGGAAAGGACGACCGCCACCGACACGGAGGACGCTCCGCAGACCTAG
- a CDS encoding DUF421 domain-containing protein, with product MQAPPFSLADWHRFLFGNANWHFLVEVLIRTSATYVLLVIAMRLLGRRVAAQYTLFEISIVVTLAAAIGVPLQAANRGMLPPFLIALVAVAMQRLIARAGITHRRVETMVSTDVTLLAREGRLELSELARAAMPHEKVFEAMRLAGWQHLGQVSRLYMEPSGAFSFIPARPAKPGLSVLPAFDDELREEARVDGCAACTRCGDTVQSARAGDSHCEHCGSRDWTYAVTEVER from the coding sequence GTGCAAGCCCCTCCTTTCAGTCTCGCCGATTGGCACCGCTTCCTGTTCGGAAACGCGAACTGGCACTTCCTCGTCGAAGTCCTGATCCGCACGAGCGCGACCTACGTGCTGCTCGTGATCGCGATGCGTCTGCTCGGGCGGCGCGTCGCCGCGCAGTACACGCTCTTCGAAATATCCATCGTGGTGACGCTCGCGGCGGCCATCGGCGTGCCGTTGCAGGCGGCCAATCGCGGCATGCTTCCGCCGTTCCTGATCGCGCTCGTCGCCGTGGCGATGCAGCGGCTCATCGCGCGCGCGGGCATCACGCATCGGCGCGTGGAGACGATGGTATCGACGGACGTAACGCTTCTCGCCCGCGAGGGCCGTCTGGAGCTTTCGGAACTCGCGCGCGCCGCGATGCCGCACGAGAAGGTCTTCGAAGCGATGCGGCTCGCCGGCTGGCAGCATCTCGGCCAGGTGAGCCGCCTCTACATGGAGCCGTCGGGCGCGTTCTCGTTCATTCCCGCGCGGCCCGCGAAGCCGGGCCTATCCGTGCTGCCGGCATTCGACGATGAATTGCGGGAGGAAGCGCGCGTGGACGGCTGCGCCGCCTGCACGCGATGCGGCGACACGGTTCAATCCGCGCGCGCCGGCGACTCGCACTGCGAGCATTGCGGATCGCGCGACTGGACCTATGCCGTGACCGAGGTGGAACGCTGA
- a CDS encoding patatin-like phospholipase family protein: MSTQQTNAGKTGRIALAMQGGGAIGAFQAGVLEVLHEAGVTIDACCASSIGAINAAIFFGNAPSRRMDRLRDFYERVSVPGAMLRDQLFTWYGGMALSSDDRRRMLAEADQNYAMSAGLPGFFTRRLAVPWTNGTGAPELASVMDMRPLLGTLDSLCDFDELNRSATRVSVVATNVATGKPRYFDNRDEALQAPMIVASGSLPPWFAAVKIGDAWYWDGSLVSAAPVHRIVETAPDDAPTTILRADLWSPDGPVPDNLTDAEIRQKNIEHGSRAAAYHDSLDESQRLKALLAHALDCIDPSRRESDPRLIEAAALAKPKPIRIVPVDYTFSQRASHYKDGQFSRAAIATHWAHGREAAQAALAAMRVPGTPDA; encoded by the coding sequence ATGAGCACACAGCAAACGAATGCCGGCAAGACCGGGCGCATTGCGCTCGCGATGCAGGGCGGCGGCGCGATCGGCGCGTTCCAGGCGGGCGTGCTCGAAGTGCTGCACGAAGCCGGCGTCACGATCGACGCATGCTGCGCGTCGTCGATCGGCGCGATCAACGCGGCGATTTTCTTCGGCAATGCGCCGTCTCGCCGGATGGATCGCCTGAGAGACTTCTACGAACGCGTCTCGGTGCCGGGCGCGATGCTGCGCGACCAGCTCTTCACGTGGTACGGCGGCATGGCCTTGTCGAGCGACGACAGGCGGCGCATGCTCGCCGAAGCCGACCAGAACTACGCGATGAGCGCCGGATTGCCCGGCTTCTTCACGCGCCGTCTCGCGGTGCCGTGGACGAACGGCACCGGCGCGCCGGAACTCGCGAGCGTCATGGACATGCGGCCCTTGCTCGGCACGCTGGACAGTCTGTGCGACTTCGACGAACTCAACCGCAGCGCGACGCGCGTGAGCGTCGTCGCGACGAACGTGGCGACCGGCAAGCCGCGCTATTTCGACAATCGCGACGAAGCGCTGCAAGCGCCGATGATCGTTGCGTCCGGTTCGTTGCCGCCGTGGTTCGCGGCGGTGAAGATCGGCGATGCGTGGTACTGGGACGGCTCGCTCGTCTCGGCGGCGCCGGTGCATCGCATCGTCGAGACCGCGCCGGACGACGCGCCCACGACGATTCTGCGCGCGGACCTCTGGAGCCCGGACGGTCCCGTTCCCGACAACCTGACCGACGCCGAGATCCGGCAGAAGAATATCGAGCATGGCAGCCGCGCCGCCGCCTATCACGATTCGCTCGACGAGTCGCAGCGTCTGAAGGCGCTGCTCGCGCATGCGCTCGATTGCATCGATCCCTCGCGCCGCGAGTCCGACCCGCGGCTGATCGAAGCGGCGGCCCTCGCGAAGCCGAAGCCGATACGCATCGTTCCGGTGGATTACACGTTCTCGCAGCGCGCGTCGCATTACAAGGACGGACAGTTCAGCCGCGCGGCCATCGCAACGCACTGGGCGCACGGACGCGAAGCCGCGCAAGCGGCGCTCGCCGCGATGCGCGTGCCGGGCACGCCGGATGCATGA
- a CDS encoding DUF2252 domain-containing protein, whose translation MRKPPKPKVPDFESRQTLLTARRNAKMARSTHAYVRGNTSKFYDWLEQAEIRLPQGPAIWICGDCHTGNLGPVADANKRIEIQMRDLDQTVIGNPVHDLIRLGLSLATTARGSALPGVTTINMIEALFEGYVRAFDKDRAAADECGKPEVVRVVMREAVRRSWKHLARERLEDTQPTIPFGSRFWPVSKEERAEIDALFEKATYSKLATILRDRPDTGHVTVLDAAYWVKGCSSLGRLRYAVLLDVDGGVVEGDDLCLIDIKEGVKAAAPRYPGANMPRDNAERVVEGARNLSPHLGERMRAATLQGRPVILRELLPQDLKLEIEHIGQEQAQEVARYLAFVVGEAHARQMDNETRRSWLAELRRAKTKSIDAPLWLWSSIVELVGSHEVGYLEHCRRYALSAA comes from the coding sequence ATGCGCAAGCCTCCGAAGCCCAAAGTCCCCGATTTTGAAAGCCGTCAGACGCTTCTGACGGCAAGACGCAACGCCAAGATGGCCCGCTCGACGCACGCCTACGTGCGCGGCAACACGTCCAAGTTTTACGACTGGCTGGAACAGGCGGAAATACGCCTGCCGCAAGGCCCGGCGATCTGGATTTGCGGCGATTGCCATACGGGCAACCTCGGCCCCGTCGCGGATGCGAACAAACGCATCGAGATTCAGATGCGCGATCTCGATCAGACGGTCATCGGCAATCCGGTGCACGATCTGATCCGCCTCGGCCTCTCGCTCGCGACGACGGCGCGCGGCTCCGCGCTGCCGGGCGTCACGACCATCAACATGATCGAAGCGCTCTTCGAAGGCTACGTCCGCGCCTTCGACAAGGACCGCGCCGCCGCCGACGAATGCGGCAAGCCCGAAGTCGTGCGCGTGGTGATGCGCGAAGCGGTGCGCCGCTCGTGGAAGCATCTCGCGCGCGAGCGCCTCGAAGACACGCAGCCGACCATTCCGTTCGGCAGCCGCTTCTGGCCCGTCAGCAAGGAAGAGCGCGCGGAGATCGACGCGCTTTTCGAAAAGGCGACCTACTCGAAGCTCGCAACGATCCTGCGCGACCGCCCCGACACCGGCCATGTGACCGTGCTCGACGCGGCTTACTGGGTGAAGGGCTGCAGCTCGCTCGGGCGTCTGCGCTACGCGGTGCTGCTCGATGTGGACGGTGGCGTGGTCGAAGGCGACGACCTGTGTCTCATCGACATCAAGGAAGGCGTGAAGGCGGCGGCGCCGCGTTATCCCGGCGCGAACATGCCGCGCGACAACGCGGAGCGCGTCGTGGAAGGCGCGCGCAATCTGTCGCCGCATCTGGGCGAACGCATGCGCGCCGCGACGCTGCAGGGACGGCCCGTCATCCTGCGCGAGTTGCTTCCGCAAGACCTGAAGCTCGAGATCGAACACATCGGGCAGGAACAGGCGCAGGAAGTCGCGCGTTATCTCGCGTTCGTGGTCGGCGAGGCGCACGCCCGGCAGATGGACAACGAGACGCGCCGAAGCTGGCTTGCCGAACTGCGGCGCGCGAAGACCAAATCGATCGATGCCCCGTTATGGCTGTGGAGCAGCATCGTCGAACTGGTCGGCAGTCACGAAGTGGGCTATCTCGAGCATTGCCGGCGATACGCGCTCTCGGCGGCATGA
- a CDS encoding DUF4148 domain-containing protein — MIRSSSLLATLACAAAVSMPMPMSALAQTAQTAQPTTRERAQCELRELESVGYKPWENDYYYPRNLEIAQARLAAKKRAQGLEGVDTCAGGGAPAAGKTP, encoded by the coding sequence ATGATTCGTTCTTCATCTCTTCTGGCGACGCTCGCATGCGCCGCAGCCGTATCGATGCCGATGCCGATGAGCGCGCTCGCGCAAACCGCGCAAACCGCGCAGCCGACGACGCGCGAGCGCGCGCAGTGCGAGCTTCGCGAACTGGAAAGCGTCGGCTACAAACCGTGGGAAAACGACTACTACTACCCGCGAAACCTGGAGATCGCACAGGCGCGGCTTGCCGCGAAAAAGCGCGCGCAAGGTCTGGAAGGCGTCGATACGTGCGCGGGCGGCGGCGCGCCCGCTGCGGGCAAGACGCCGTGA
- a CDS encoding SDR family oxidoreductase: protein MIIFLTGCTGLLGSRIAAALAAEGHSLVCCARHAPAHASPRCRFVALDLARITDQATLMPLLEGVDVVVNAVGIFSDRSGHDFQRLHADAPILLFRAAVRAGVRRIVQISALGADEHAHSAYHLTKRAADDALRALPVSSLIVQPSLVFSPDGSSTKFFTAWATLPLVPLPGRGAQRVQPVHVDDVIELVTKGALAMENDAASSESVAAVGPEPMTMRSYLAVLARLAGAAPPVFLPVPMPLVALAARIGEKLPGAFVSADALAMLERGNTAPDDAMRRWLGRPPIALSHMPAMPRFGLEAKLAWLVPLLIGSIAAVWIWTAIVSAWLYPRAASLDLLARVGAPPATRVLLLYGAAACDLLLGALSLAWPARLGARTRLWQCQIALIVFYTLLISWRLPEFWLHPYGPLSKNLPMLAALVVLIALDKRKPA, encoded by the coding sequence ATGATCATTTTCCTCACGGGTTGCACGGGACTGCTCGGTTCGCGCATCGCGGCGGCGCTCGCGGCCGAGGGACATTCGCTCGTCTGCTGCGCGCGGCATGCGCCAGCGCACGCGTCGCCGCGCTGCCGCTTCGTCGCGCTCGATCTCGCGCGCATTACCGATCAAGCAACGTTGATGCCGCTCCTCGAAGGCGTCGATGTCGTGGTGAACGCGGTCGGCATTTTCAGCGATCGCTCGGGGCACGACTTCCAGCGCCTGCACGCCGATGCGCCCATCCTGCTCTTCCGGGCCGCCGTGCGCGCCGGCGTGCGCCGCATCGTCCAGATATCGGCGCTCGGCGCGGACGAGCACGCGCATAGCGCATATCACCTGACCAAGCGCGCCGCCGACGATGCGTTGCGCGCGCTGCCGGTGTCATCGCTGATCGTGCAGCCTTCGCTCGTGTTCTCGCCCGACGGCAGCAGCACGAAGTTCTTCACCGCATGGGCGACGCTGCCGCTCGTGCCGCTGCCGGGACGCGGCGCGCAGCGCGTGCAGCCGGTTCATGTCGACGATGTGATCGAACTGGTGACGAAAGGCGCGCTGGCGATGGAAAACGATGCCGCATCGAGCGAATCCGTCGCGGCTGTCGGCCCCGAACCGATGACGATGCGAAGCTATCTCGCCGTGCTCGCGCGTCTTGCAGGCGCCGCGCCGCCAGTCTTTCTTCCGGTTCCGATGCCGCTCGTCGCGCTCGCCGCGCGCATCGGCGAAAAGCTGCCGGGCGCGTTCGTGAGCGCCGACGCCCTCGCGATGCTCGAACGCGGCAACACCGCGCCCGACGACGCCATGCGCCGATGGCTCGGCAGGCCGCCCATCGCGTTGTCGCACATGCCGGCGATGCCGCGCTTCGGCCTGGAAGCGAAGCTCGCGTGGCTCGTCCCGCTTTTGATCGGCTCCATCGCGGCGGTGTGGATCTGGACGGCCATCGTCTCGGCCTGGCTCTATCCGCGCGCGGCGAGCCTCGATCTGCTCGCGCGCGTCGGCGCGCCGCCGGCCACGCGCGTGCTGCTGCTCTACGGCGCCGCCGCGTGCGACCTGCTGCTCGGCGCGCTGTCGCTCGCATGGCCCGCGCGACTGGGCGCACGAACGCGCCTGTGGCAATGCCAGATCGCGCTCATCGTCTTTTATACGCTGCTCATTTCGTGGCGCTTGCCGGAGTTCTGGCTGCATCCGTATGGGCCGCTGTCGAAGAATCTGCCGATGCTCGCCGCGCTCGTCGTTCTCATCGCGCTCGACAAGCGCAAGCCAGCGTGA